One window of the Halobacillus litoralis genome contains the following:
- a CDS encoding ABC transporter permease, translating into MENNSLEKSITLEKRPSKASPLNAALTFAWRALLRIRYVPEQLFDVTVFPIIFLLMFTYLFGGAISGSTGEYLDFVLPGILVMTVAMITMYTGLDLNKDIEKGVFDRFRSLPIWQPAVLVGALLVDVVRYSLAATIMITLGYILGFRAEAGFTGVLLAVLVILFFAFSLSWIWTMLGIIVRSEKALMAISMMLLFPLTFLSSVFVDPSTMPNWLQSFVDINPITFVVDAARGLIHGYDVASELLIITYISVGLIAVFGTLTMYFFRNKN; encoded by the coding sequence ATGGAGAATAATTCATTAGAAAAATCAATCACATTAGAAAAACGGCCATCAAAAGCTTCGCCGCTGAATGCCGCTCTGACTTTTGCATGGCGAGCATTATTACGCATCCGCTATGTTCCAGAACAACTTTTTGATGTGACGGTGTTCCCGATTATCTTTTTGTTGATGTTCACCTACTTATTCGGGGGAGCTATTTCAGGATCAACAGGAGAATACTTGGACTTTGTCCTGCCAGGAATTTTAGTCATGACAGTTGCAATGATAACGATGTACACAGGCTTGGATCTAAATAAAGATATTGAAAAAGGCGTCTTTGATCGTTTTCGTTCACTGCCGATCTGGCAGCCTGCTGTATTAGTCGGGGCGTTGCTAGTGGATGTAGTGAGATATTCACTTGCCGCAACAATCATGATTACACTTGGGTACATTCTGGGATTCCGTGCAGAAGCGGGGTTCACCGGTGTACTCCTTGCAGTCCTGGTGATTCTATTCTTCGCTTTCAGTTTGTCATGGATTTGGACGATGCTCGGAATAATCGTCCGCTCAGAGAAAGCCCTAATGGCAATAAGTATGATGTTATTATTCCCACTGACCTTTTTGAGCAGCGTATTTGTCGACCCCTCAACAATGCCGAATTGGTTACAAAGCTTTGTAGATATTAATCCGATAACATTCGTTGTTGATGCGGCCAGGGGATTGATTCATGGCTATGATGTAGCAAGCGAATTATTGATCATCACATACATCTCCGTAGGTTTAATTGCCGTGTTCGGTACGCTGACGATGTACTTCTTTAGAAATAAAAATTAA
- a CDS encoding zinc-dependent alcohol dehydrogenase: protein MKAVTYQGKKSIAVKKVPFPKIEHEEDVIIRITSTAICGSDLHLYQGNFPLPIGYVIGHEPMGIVEEIGPEVRKVKKGDRVVIPFTVACGQCVYCDNHLESQCDNANPHYDSGGYFGYSEKFGDHPGGQAEYLRVPFGNYTPFVIPESCELEDESLLFLSDVLPTAYWSVENAGVKSGDTVIVLGCGPIGLMVQQFAWQKGAERVIAVDYIENRLLHSKRMNQTEIFDFTRYPDMGETLKEITKGGADIVIDCVGMDGKKSPLEFVEQKMKLQGGTLGPIQVATKAVKKCGTVQITGVYGGNYNLFPLGAFFSRNIQLKMGQAHARSFMAPLYKQIINGEIDPRKIITHQMPLEDAAHGYEIFNKKEDDCIKVVLKP, encoded by the coding sequence ATGAAAGCAGTTACGTATCAAGGGAAAAAGTCGATTGCAGTCAAAAAGGTTCCCTTTCCAAAAATTGAACATGAAGAAGATGTGATCATCCGAATTACTTCAACTGCGATATGTGGATCGGATTTGCATTTGTATCAGGGGAATTTCCCCCTTCCGATCGGTTACGTCATTGGGCATGAACCTATGGGGATCGTGGAGGAAATAGGTCCTGAAGTAAGGAAAGTTAAGAAAGGGGACAGGGTGGTCATTCCATTTACAGTGGCCTGCGGGCAATGTGTTTATTGCGACAATCATCTGGAAAGTCAGTGCGATAACGCGAATCCGCATTATGATTCTGGAGGATATTTCGGTTATAGCGAGAAGTTCGGGGATCACCCGGGTGGCCAGGCTGAGTATTTAAGGGTGCCTTTTGGAAACTATACACCGTTTGTAATCCCAGAATCCTGCGAACTGGAAGATGAGTCGCTCCTGTTTCTCTCTGACGTGCTGCCTACAGCCTACTGGAGTGTAGAAAATGCAGGCGTAAAGTCAGGTGATACTGTGATCGTTCTTGGCTGTGGCCCAATCGGTTTGATGGTGCAGCAGTTTGCTTGGCAAAAGGGAGCTGAGCGGGTGATTGCTGTTGATTATATCGAAAATCGTCTACTTCATTCAAAAAGAATGAATCAAACAGAAATTTTTGATTTTACCCGCTATCCTGATATGGGGGAAACATTGAAGGAAATCACGAAGGGCGGCGCTGATATCGTCATTGATTGTGTAGGTATGGACGGCAAGAAATCCCCTTTGGAATTCGTCGAGCAAAAAATGAAGTTGCAAGGAGGCACCCTTGGTCCTATTCAGGTCGCAACAAAAGCGGTTAAGAAGTGCGGAACCGTTCAAATCACAGGAGTATACGGAGGGAATTATAACCTTTTCCCTTTAGGTGCATTCTTTTCCCGTAACATTCAATTGAAGATGGGACAGGCCCATGCGCGTTCTTTTATGGCGCCTCTTTATAAGCAAATCATTAATGGTGAAATTGACCCAAGAAAAATCATTACGCATCAAATGCCGCTGGAAGATGCTGCTCATGGGTATGAAATATTCAATAAAAAAGAAGATGACTGTATTAAAGTGGTACTGAAACCTTAG
- a CDS encoding DUF421 domain-containing protein, producing the protein MNIIELLIRLSLAFVTLLALTRLMGRKEISQMTFFNFVSAISIGTIGASLAIDSALSVRNGMIAIIAWSALTVTLGFIDIKSKKARQTIEGQPIILIRNGRIMDEALRKTRLDLDELGALLRKKNVFSFSEVDYAIFETDGTLSVLQNQSKQSVTKADMHQPPNPNEMFSFPTAVIQDGKVVRKNLEKLNLDQRWLDQQLNVVGVNDVDGVFYAEVQKDGSLYIDQRNDQLH; encoded by the coding sequence ATGAATATTATAGAACTGTTAATCAGGCTGTCTCTTGCCTTCGTAACCCTTCTGGCGCTAACAAGGTTAATGGGAAGAAAAGAAATTTCTCAAATGACCTTCTTTAATTTTGTGTCAGCCATTTCCATTGGTACCATCGGCGCTTCCCTTGCGATAGATTCCGCGCTAAGTGTCCGAAACGGGATGATAGCGATCATCGCCTGGAGCGCATTGACGGTAACGCTCGGTTTTATTGACATTAAATCAAAAAAGGCTCGGCAAACTATCGAAGGTCAGCCGATCATTCTTATTCGGAATGGAAGAATTATGGACGAAGCTCTCCGGAAAACCCGGCTGGATTTAGACGAGCTAGGTGCATTATTACGAAAAAAGAACGTATTCTCTTTTTCAGAAGTGGATTATGCGATTTTCGAAACAGACGGTACACTATCTGTACTACAGAACCAGAGTAAACAATCCGTCACGAAAGCCGATATGCACCAGCCACCCAATCCGAATGAAATGTTTTCCTTTCCTACAGCCGTGATTCAAGATGGAAAAGTAGTGAGGAAGAACCTGGAGAAATTAAACCTGGATCAGCGCTGGCTTGATCAGCAGCTGAATGTTGTCGGAGTAAATGATGTGGATGGAGTTTTTTATGCAGAGGTCCAGAAAGATGGTTCCTTATATATTGACCAAAGAAATGATCAACTCCATTAG
- a CDS encoding DUF2512 family protein — translation MEHGKALLVKGVLTLVALYLVLGVGYGASFVGILLLTLVLGLVSYFSGDLFILPKTNNLTATSADLGLTFLVVWASVSWFISVDGSAVITALISAVLIAIAEYGFHIYLASHILPKNNRVRSYAH, via the coding sequence ATGGAGCATGGTAAAGCATTATTAGTCAAAGGTGTGTTAACATTGGTCGCCCTTTATCTAGTATTGGGAGTTGGGTACGGAGCATCCTTCGTCGGAATCCTCCTTCTAACTCTAGTACTTGGGCTCGTGTCCTACTTTTCAGGAGATCTCTTTATACTTCCAAAAACAAATAATTTAACAGCCACATCAGCTGACCTCGGTTTAACATTCCTTGTCGTGTGGGCTTCCGTGAGTTGGTTTATAAGTGTGGATGGATCAGCCGTTATCACAGCATTGATTTCTGCCGTCCTTATTGCTATTGCAGAATATGGATTCCATATTTATTTAGCTTCACATATTTTACCGAAGAACAATCGTGTCCGCTCATACGCGCACTAA
- a CDS encoding YqjF family protein — translation MGYHILPFEVSDMHFRFSPSLPYLQNYLELNVRTYVKRNGISGLYFFSLDANKLLAVLGARMTTLPYYYAQMGLHKSGNTFHFQSKRRGKRNASLEADYRPYSSLWIPDQDSLDSWLLERYYAWKFNRNSIVEVGIHHLPWNVQNVEANIQTFQVTPFDFESIREGKLLFHFSPVKRVLFWPIKIIK, via the coding sequence ATGGGTTACCATATACTCCCTTTTGAAGTATCCGATATGCATTTCCGTTTTAGTCCATCACTTCCCTATTTACAAAATTACTTGGAATTGAATGTGAGAACATATGTTAAAAGAAACGGCATTTCTGGATTGTATTTTTTCAGCTTGGATGCGAACAAGCTGTTGGCTGTTTTAGGGGCAAGGATGACCACACTGCCCTACTACTATGCACAGATGGGTCTACATAAATCCGGAAATACATTTCATTTTCAAAGCAAGCGAAGGGGGAAAAGAAATGCCAGTTTGGAAGCAGATTACCGCCCTTATTCCTCATTATGGATTCCAGACCAAGACTCTCTTGATTCTTGGCTGCTTGAAAGATATTATGCCTGGAAATTCAATAGGAACAGCATAGTAGAAGTAGGGATACATCACCTGCCTTGGAATGTTCAAAATGTTGAAGCGAATATCCAGACTTTTCAGGTGACGCCTTTTGATTTTGAAAGCATTAGGGAAGGTAAATTGTTATTTCATTTTTCACCCGTTAAACGTGTCTTATTTTGGCCGATAAAAATCATAAAATGA
- a CDS encoding DUF2071 domain-containing protein, with the protein MMYDNILTYTNHRSSPLPNGKWLMSQRWESLLFMHFSIPENSLQEFIPEELELDCYQGEAWVTIYSLLKYPICISVLVHHFPIYKITWN; encoded by the coding sequence ATGATGTATGATAATATTCTTACCTACACGAATCACCGGAGTTCACCATTGCCCAATGGAAAATGGTTAATGAGCCAAAGATGGGAAAGTCTTTTATTTATGCACTTCTCCATTCCTGAAAATTCGCTGCAGGAATTTATTCCAGAGGAGCTTGAGCTTGATTGCTATCAAGGAGAAGCATGGGTTACCATATACTCCCTTTTGAAGTATCCGATATGCATTTCCGTTTTAGTCCATCACTTCCCTATTTACAAAATTACTTGGAATTGA
- a CDS encoding DUF2254 domain-containing protein: MFDKLFRLLKEHNKKTPREKKLKFYANLWATPIIYTIAAISLFVLAVLADLQMNAGAHLPSAITVEFKLTQTILSTLTAGILSMTTFTFYGVLAALTTFSVQFSPRILKNFMMNTVTQRTLGIFIGSFHYVLLCLLFISKETSFFFIPIIATLLTMTSMVTFIVFINHIVTWLQVSNMTDDMKEESAIIAENLLVEEMDSYRIENPNSIKHQVPGADWESHSIMVEKSGYVQTIDFISLIKQAEKDDIVVRLEYKVGNYAFQSTPLIKYWKKNQNSIDESKYWAMVEIGRNQSEVQDIEYSLNKLVEIAIRAIGDNDPKTATRTAYQIGDLLIDISSMALFTPYLADDKGDLRLIIHNLVFRDYIYIGLASIRHYARKNVILTVEILKVLNAVAKVEEMNHKDAIWEFAEYTTRSLEVDFIHSLDREKLYYTLYSIAETTGYLDKYDKLVNRMVLRIEDDEDRDELMRKFPLDHENEN; the protein is encoded by the coding sequence ATGTTTGATAAATTGTTTAGGCTGTTAAAAGAACATAATAAAAAGACACCAAGGGAGAAAAAATTAAAATTTTATGCGAACTTGTGGGCCACTCCGATTATTTATACGATTGCGGCTATCTCGTTATTTGTCTTAGCGGTTCTTGCCGATTTGCAGATGAATGCAGGGGCGCATCTACCTTCAGCCATAACCGTAGAGTTTAAACTGACCCAGACGATTCTCAGTACATTGACAGCAGGTATTCTTTCGATGACCACCTTCACCTTCTATGGTGTACTGGCAGCTTTGACAACGTTTTCTGTGCAGTTCTCTCCTCGGATTTTAAAAAATTTCATGATGAATACAGTAACCCAAAGAACATTAGGAATCTTTATTGGAAGTTTTCACTATGTCCTACTATGTCTATTATTCATCAGTAAAGAAACCAGCTTCTTCTTCATTCCTATTATTGCAACTTTACTTACAATGACCTCAATGGTGACTTTTATTGTTTTTATTAATCATATCGTGACATGGCTGCAAGTAAGTAATATGACAGATGATATGAAAGAAGAATCAGCTATTATCGCTGAAAATTTATTAGTAGAAGAAATGGATAGTTATAGAATAGAAAATCCAAACTCCATTAAGCATCAAGTCCCTGGAGCGGATTGGGAAAGTCATTCCATAATGGTGGAGAAATCAGGGTATGTTCAGACCATTGATTTTATTTCGCTTATTAAACAAGCTGAAAAAGACGATATAGTAGTCCGACTAGAATATAAAGTAGGAAATTATGCGTTTCAATCTACCCCTTTAATAAAGTATTGGAAGAAAAACCAGAATTCCATTGATGAGTCCAAATATTGGGCAATGGTCGAGATCGGAAGAAATCAAAGTGAAGTGCAGGATATCGAATATAGTTTAAATAAGTTAGTAGAAATAGCCATCCGTGCTATAGGGGATAATGATCCAAAAACTGCGACACGGACAGCCTATCAAATTGGGGATTTATTGATTGATATTTCAAGCATGGCGCTGTTCACTCCTTATCTGGCCGACGATAAAGGAGATTTACGGCTGATTATCCATAACCTTGTGTTTAGAGACTATATCTATATTGGTTTAGCTTCTATAAGACATTACGCGCGGAAAAATGTAATTCTTACCGTGGAAATATTAAAAGTTCTTAATGCTGTAGCTAAAGTAGAGGAAATGAATCATAAGGATGCTATTTGGGAGTTTGCCGAATACACGACGAGGTCGTTAGAAGTTGATTTTATTCACAGCTTAGATAGGGAAAAACTATATTATACTCTTTACAGCATTGCTGAGACGACAGGGTATCTGGATAAATATGACAAGCTGGTGAATAGAATGGTATTAAGGATAGAAGATGATGAAGACAGAGATGAGTTAATGAGAAAGTTTCCGCTGGACCATGAAAATGAGAATTAG
- a CDS encoding cation:proton antiporter — MPYILLIFIGYIIFTIDKKQKNFPVPTVLLVLGIGLSFIPFFTSLEVTKYMIYHIFLPPLLFSSAYRLPAKGYKENAGIISFLATIGIMLTVALLGATIFALSEPFVSLSFVGALMIASILTPTDPVSVTSILKNSTGNEKMADVVEGESLINDGTSIVIFTVLAGMLTQGKSFGIFSFLGEFLFVSLGGALLGILFGWLVSKAVHFTHIREYQVMLSIVLAFGVFNLAEMFRLSGVLATVFAGIMLSFEFGRSIKEDDLRDKLDGFWNIIELTVLALIFLLIGIQSAQHLVFGAWGFAIIIFLLSLIIRLFIIFGTTQLFPHWRNKINWRESIMLTWSGLKGTMSVYLILNLQSKGAGQVDMILSLGFAAVLISLIVQSLGVYPLSKKIMKQ, encoded by the coding sequence ATGCCATATATTCTATTAATCTTCATTGGTTATATTATTTTTACGATTGATAAAAAACAAAAAAATTTTCCAGTTCCTACGGTATTGTTAGTCCTTGGGATTGGTCTTTCCTTCATTCCATTTTTCACATCACTGGAAGTGACCAAATATATGATTTACCATATCTTCCTTCCTCCCCTGCTATTTTCTTCTGCCTACCGTTTGCCGGCCAAAGGCTATAAAGAAAATGCAGGTATCATCAGTTTCCTTGCCACAATAGGCATCATGTTGACCGTAGCCCTGCTTGGTGCCACTATTTTTGCGCTTAGTGAACCGTTCGTCTCCTTGTCCTTTGTGGGTGCCTTAATGATTGCTTCTATATTGACGCCTACAGACCCAGTGTCTGTGACATCTATCCTGAAAAATTCGACTGGAAATGAAAAAATGGCTGACGTGGTCGAAGGGGAATCGCTGATTAATGATGGCACAAGTATTGTGATATTCACAGTTCTCGCCGGGATGTTGACCCAAGGAAAGTCATTCGGTATCTTCTCCTTTTTAGGGGAATTCCTATTCGTTTCGCTTGGCGGTGCTTTACTCGGAATTTTATTCGGCTGGCTCGTCAGTAAAGCTGTCCACTTCACCCATATTCGTGAGTATCAAGTCATGCTTTCCATTGTTTTAGCTTTCGGTGTATTCAATCTCGCAGAAATGTTCCGCCTTTCTGGCGTCTTAGCAACCGTTTTTGCTGGAATTATGCTTTCTTTTGAATTTGGAAGATCGATTAAAGAGGATGACTTACGCGACAAACTGGACGGATTTTGGAACATCATCGAACTCACTGTATTGGCCTTGATATTTCTATTAATCGGGATTCAATCGGCTCAACACCTTGTATTCGGTGCCTGGGGTTTTGCCATAATCATTTTCTTACTATCATTGATCATAAGACTTTTCATTATATTCGGAACTACTCAGCTATTTCCCCACTGGCGAAATAAGATCAACTGGAGAGAGTCAATCATGCTTACATGGTCAGGTCTGAAAGGGACGATGTCAGTTTATCTTATATTGAACCTTCAATCCAAAGGGGCAGGTCAAGTAGACATGATCCTCTCTCTCGGCTTTGCGGCTGTACTCATTTCATTAATCGTCCAAAGTTTAGGCGTGTATCCACTTTCAAAAAAAATAATGAAACAGTAA
- a CDS encoding CBS domain-containing protein: MTALREYMNTNTATREASDNLSTLAKCMKEEDVGFVPIVEQGKYAGVVTDRDIVVKGLSKGSPEDVKASDIMTEKIITGSSDMEVSEAARLMQDHQIRRLLIVDEGKISGVVSIGDIGVKGSDEIAGNIVSETAKGASNN; encoded by the coding sequence ATGACAGCATTGAGAGAGTATATGAATACCAACACAGCGACTCGTGAAGCTTCCGACAATTTGTCTACACTGGCTAAGTGTATGAAAGAAGAAGACGTTGGTTTCGTACCCATTGTCGAACAGGGTAAGTATGCAGGCGTTGTCACAGACCGTGATATCGTAGTAAAAGGTTTATCAAAGGGCTCACCAGAAGATGTAAAAGCTTCCGATATTATGACAGAAAAAATAATTACAGGCTCCTCCGACATGGAAGTATCCGAAGCAGCCCGCTTGATGCAAGATCATCAAATTCGCCGTCTATTAATTGTAGATGAAGGTAAAATCAGCGGTGTAGTCAGTATAGGGGATATTGGAGTCAAAGGATCCGATGAAATAGCGGGTAATATTGTAAGTGAAACGGCCAAAGGAGCAAGTAACAATTAA
- a CDS encoding general stress protein, whose translation MAKNNNQNQNMTREEAGRKGGEKVSRKYDQEHFENIGQKGGETTAQEHDQEFYEEIGQKGGETTSEEYSQEHFEDIGQKGGETTSQEHDQDFYEEIGQKGGETTSNKYGEEHYEKIGKKGGRNSGNGSNNN comes from the coding sequence ATGGCTAAGAACAATAATCAAAACCAAAATATGACAAGGGAAGAAGCGGGACGTAAAGGCGGAGAGAAAGTAAGCCGCAAATACGATCAAGAGCACTTCGAAAATATTGGTCAAAAAGGTGGAGAAACTACCGCTCAAGAACACGACCAGGAATTTTATGAAGAGATTGGCCAAAAAGGCGGAGAAACTACAAGTGAAGAGTATAGTCAAGAACACTTTGAGGATATCGGCCAAAAGGGCGGAGAAACAACCTCTCAAGAGCACGACCAGGATTTTTATGAAGAGATCGGCCAAAAAGGCGGAGAAACTACAAGTAATAAGTATGGAGAAGAACATTATGAGAAAATAGGTAAAAAAGGCGGCCGCAACTCAGGTAATGGTTCTAACAATAACTAA
- a CDS encoding YjzC family protein, with protein sequence MANKQFKTGEKAPESGNYKVDNLVSGNKTDDNTEISLNEGDQFPPSPSENEAAYWVKSS encoded by the coding sequence ATGGCAAATAAACAGTTTAAAACAGGTGAAAAAGCTCCAGAATCAGGCAACTATAAAGTGGATAATCTTGTAAGTGGAAATAAAACAGACGACAATACCGAAATCAGCTTAAATGAAGGCGATCAATTCCCACCTTCCCCTTCCGAAAATGAAGCAGCTTATTGGGTAAAATCATCTTAA
- a CDS encoding aminoglycoside 6-adenylyltransferase, with product MRNEQEMMDLILSVAKEDERIRAVYMNGSRTNANVSKDIFQDYDIVYVVTETDSFLKDEDWIDVFGQRLMEQEPDKNDQGASGDFTDFYGYLMLFTDGNRIDLHIETMNHLKEHYGKDKLTFPLLDKDGCLPDLPEPTDADYHVQKPSEQAYMSCCNNFWWCQQNVAKSLWRDEVPYAKFMFDCVIRRDLDQMVSWWIGIQTDFQVSTGKAGNYFKYFLSDDYWNRYESTYSDSRPDHIWQSMFAAGELFRTLASEVADHFLFIYRKKDDENMTHYLQQVRSLSPYANSIF from the coding sequence ATGAGAAATGAGCAGGAAATGATGGATTTAATTTTATCTGTTGCCAAAGAGGATGAAAGAATTCGGGCCGTCTATATGAATGGTTCAAGGACGAATGCCAATGTATCAAAAGATATATTCCAGGATTACGATATTGTATACGTAGTGACAGAAACGGATTCCTTTTTGAAAGATGAAGACTGGATTGATGTGTTCGGACAGAGGCTGATGGAACAGGAACCTGATAAAAATGACCAGGGAGCAAGTGGTGATTTCACAGACTTTTATGGCTATTTAATGCTGTTTACAGATGGCAACCGAATCGATTTACATATTGAAACAATGAATCACTTGAAAGAACATTATGGAAAGGATAAACTGACGTTTCCATTATTGGATAAAGACGGTTGTCTGCCTGATTTGCCAGAACCGACCGATGCGGATTATCATGTCCAAAAACCGTCAGAACAGGCATACATGAGTTGTTGCAATAACTTTTGGTGGTGTCAGCAAAATGTAGCCAAAAGCCTATGGCGTGATGAAGTACCATATGCCAAGTTCATGTTCGATTGTGTCATCAGAAGGGATTTGGACCAAATGGTTTCCTGGTGGATCGGAATACAGACAGACTTTCAAGTGTCGACGGGAAAAGCGGGCAATTACTTTAAGTATTTTCTTTCTGATGACTATTGGAATCGGTATGAATCCACTTATTCGGATAGCCGACCAGATCACATATGGCAGTCTATGTTCGCTGCGGGGGAGCTATTTCGTACTCTTGCCTCAGAGGTAGCTGATCATTTTTTGTTCATTTATAGGAAAAAAGATGACGAAAACATGACGCACTACCTCCAGCAGGTTAGGTCGTTATCTCCATATGCAAATAGTATTTTTTAA
- the arr gene encoding NAD(+)--rifampin ADP-ribosyltransferase, whose product MNDKKDVLDHGPFFHGTKAELKTGDLLEAQHFSNYQDKKSNYIYFTASLDAAKWGAELATSKSKERIYVVEPSGDFENDPNLTDKRFPGNPTRSFRSQSPLIIVAELCSWERHSDEEINHMLTSIEKLREQGKNVIYD is encoded by the coding sequence ATGAATGACAAAAAAGATGTCTTAGATCATGGCCCTTTCTTTCATGGTACTAAAGCAGAACTGAAAACCGGAGATCTTTTAGAAGCCCAACACTTTTCAAATTACCAAGACAAAAAGTCTAACTATATTTATTTCACTGCATCATTAGATGCTGCTAAATGGGGTGCTGAATTAGCAACATCTAAGTCAAAAGAAAGAATTTACGTTGTAGAACCATCAGGTGATTTTGAAAACGATCCGAATTTAACTGACAAAAGGTTTCCTGGCAACCCTACACGCTCTTTCAGGTCTCAGTCACCATTGATAATAGTAGCTGAATTATGTTCTTGGGAACGGCATTCCGATGAAGAGATAAATCATATGCTTACATCTATAGAAAAGTTACGTGAACAAGGAAAAAATGTAATATACGATTAA
- a CDS encoding nucleotidyltransferase domain-containing protein has product MTEIKEIGSLCALDKGYIINQSDHKKINNKFLEAIRLINESCLSALSKEIHSIYIRGSVPRGLDIEGVSDVDVVIVTYSSPQELDLDWVEETEQFIDRKFSFINGVELGFSPLSEVEETKYCSMIPFILKTYGICVYGENLISKLPDYKPDSSLANEHLIHLTSLIDKAKHELTGNDDIEDIKDCCSWIMRIIVRAGLALVIVQEQSYTRDLFPAYELFSKHYPEKEQEMRTALWYAINPLSTSEEILKFLNRFGSWMELETDNWLEVHNPKREMHLPL; this is encoded by the coding sequence ATGACTGAAATCAAAGAAATAGGATCTTTATGTGCTTTAGACAAAGGCTATATCATCAACCAGTCGGATCATAAAAAAATCAATAATAAATTTCTAGAAGCCATCCGACTTATAAATGAAAGCTGTCTTTCCGCTTTATCAAAGGAAATTCACAGTATTTACATAAGAGGTTCTGTGCCAAGAGGATTAGACATTGAGGGTGTATCGGATGTGGACGTAGTAATCGTAACCTATTCCAGCCCTCAAGAACTTGATTTGGACTGGGTAGAGGAGACGGAACAATTTATTGATCGGAAATTCTCTTTTATAAACGGTGTAGAATTAGGATTCAGCCCTTTAAGTGAGGTTGAGGAGACGAAATATTGCTCCATGATTCCTTTTATTCTAAAAACCTATGGGATTTGTGTTTATGGTGAAAACCTAATAAGTAAGCTCCCTGATTATAAACCCGATAGTTCCTTGGCTAATGAGCACCTCATTCACTTGACATCCCTGATTGATAAAGCTAAACATGAGTTGACGGGAAATGACGACATTGAAGACATTAAGGATTGCTGTTCATGGATCATGAGAATTATTGTGAGGGCTGGTCTTGCACTTGTCATCGTTCAAGAGCAGTCATACACAAGAGATCTATTCCCAGCCTATGAACTATTTTCAAAGCACTATCCTGAAAAAGAGCAAGAAATGAGAACAGCGCTTTGGTACGCAATCAACCCGTTATCAACTTCAGAAGAAATATTGAAATTCTTGAATCGTTTTGGGAGTTGGATGGAGCTGGAAACAGATAATTGGCTAGAGGTTCATAACCCGAAAAGGGAAATGCACCTACCGCTTTGA
- a CDS encoding DUF4440 domain-containing protein produces MEKERELKEHLYTLETTLLKGEVRKSAEILNELIAEDFVEYSSTGEIYDKDNILNRLPREEDPGIKISDFQMNHLSPTSALTLFKVFIKSKQKHSLRSSVWILNDGKWQMTFHQGTVTDQ; encoded by the coding sequence GTGGAAAAGGAGAGAGAACTTAAAGAACATTTGTATACTCTGGAAACAACTTTACTTAAAGGGGAAGTTCGGAAGTCTGCTGAAATTTTAAACGAGCTAATAGCGGAAGATTTTGTTGAATATTCAAGCACAGGAGAAATATACGACAAAGATAATATATTGAATCGTCTACCACGTGAGGAGGATCCTGGTATTAAGATAAGTGACTTCCAAATGAATCATCTATCACCAACATCGGCTCTCACTTTATTCAAGGTGTTTATAAAAAGTAAACAGAAACACTCTTTGCGAAGTTCTGTTTGGATATTGAATGATGGAAAATGGCAAATGACTTTTCACCAGGGGACTGTAACTGACCAATGA